The Virgibacillus dokdonensis genome includes a window with the following:
- a CDS encoding cold shock domain-containing protein, whose protein sequence is MTGKVKWFNAEKGFGFIEREDGDDVFVHFSAIQAEGFKTLEEGQDVEFEIVEGNRGPQAANVTRL, encoded by the coding sequence ATGACTGGTAAAGTAAAATGGTTTAATGCAGAAAAAGGATTTGGTTTCATCGAGCGTGAAGACGGAGACGACGTATTTGTTCACTTCTCAGCTATTCAAGCTGAAGGTTTCAAAACTCTTGAAGAAGGTCAAGACGTTGAATTTGAAATCGTAGAAGGAAACCGCGGACCACAAGCAGCTAACGTAACTCGTCTATAA